One Candidatus Eisenbacteria bacterium genomic region harbors:
- a CDS encoding porin family protein has translation MSRNLVGGLFVILLAGFATPSSATDLVGSGAIGARGGSMLFTQDERTKEDASPRLSGDVVFSYVWADHVTLDVTTGYGWNRLQSGNPEFYVVTSTPITLSARYFLRDGKVWRPYLGAGGGMYIWSILTQDLGAAKDPLTFERLRRARPGVHGMIGMERRMSKHIAMTGDADYHYIFAKDLGRFPSGYNGNKAYAQVRLGVSFFFSLSERINTGLPE, from the coding sequence ATGTCTCGAAATCTCGTAGGGGGGTTGTTCGTAATCCTCCTCGCGGGCTTCGCCACACCCTCGTCGGCGACCGATCTCGTCGGCTCGGGGGCGATCGGCGCGCGCGGGGGATCGATGCTATTCACCCAGGATGAGCGGACCAAGGAAGACGCGAGCCCGCGCCTTTCCGGAGACGTGGTCTTCAGCTACGTCTGGGCCGACCACGTCACGCTCGACGTCACGACCGGATATGGATGGAACCGCCTTCAGAGCGGAAACCCGGAATTCTATGTCGTGACGTCGACTCCCATCACCTTGAGCGCGCGCTATTTCCTGCGCGACGGCAAGGTGTGGCGCCCCTATCTGGGGGCGGGGGGCGGCATGTATATCTGGTCGATTCTAACGCAGGATCTGGGGGCCGCGAAGGATCCCCTGACCTTCGAGCGGCTGAGGCGGGCGCGTCCCGGGGTCCATGGCATGATCGGGATGGAACGCCGCATGTCGAAGCACATCGCCATGACGGGGGACGCTGACTACCACTACATCTTCGCGAAGGACCTGGGGCGCTTCCCGAGCGGCTACAACGGCAACAAGGCCTACGCGCAGGTCCGCCTGGGGGTGAGCTTCTTCTTCTCGCTCAGTGAGCGGATCAACACGGGGCTCCCCGAATAG